A region of Colletotrichum higginsianum IMI 349063 chromosome 10, whole genome shotgun sequence DNA encodes the following proteins:
- a CDS encoding Sulfatase yields the protein MLPVPSLSTLATLALGASAVVARTVQPRQPNIVFILTDDQDEQLGSIDYMPYVQKHFVKEGTYYRKHFCTIAICCPSRVSLLTGQAAHNTNVTYVTPPHGEAVPNGAIGGYPKFVSQGYNDKYLPVWLQDAGYNTYYTGKLFNSHDVDNWNNPFPKGWTGSDYRFMECCPHADVHEPVLLDPNTYLYLNATFQRNQSPPQSFPGEYSNDLVSDRALGFLDDALKYNGSKPFFLGVAPIGPHNNGLGGETSPGATPPIPAKRHENLFSNVTVPRTYNFNPDKLCPASLACLPGPGRIDPSSSLQVSNTAPQQQQPSMANWGLIIPQLNATEVAYGDNYYRRRLQTLQSVDEMVDAIIDRLDRAGVLDNTYVIFTSDNGFHIGQHRLKPGKTCAIEEDINVPFLIRGPGVPKGKTVDFVTTHTDIAPTIFSIANITLRDDFDGSPIPFSEEGIANAQNDPKHDHVNVEFWGTQRGYDAFGGVSANNTYKAMRVLGDGYSLFYSVWCSNEREFYDMKKDPGQMTNLAGSASGSGRLLDRPLSAVQDRLDTLLLVLKSCKAETCRLPWKRVHPEGGVENLRDALDAKYDAFYARQPKISFSDCKDFYDIAAEGAQDTLVYYDPRLAATGKLHGSEPTVVSEEL from the exons atgttGCCGGTTCCTAGCTTGTCGACGCTGGCGACGCTGGCGCTTGGCGCATCCGCCGTCGTTGCCCGGACTGTGCAGCCGCGCCAGCCCAacatcgtcttcatcctcacCGACGACCAGGACGAGCAGCTCGGCTCCATCGACTACATGCCCTACGTCCAGAAGCACTTTGTCAAGGAGGGCACCTACTACCGCAAACACTTCTGCACCATCGCCATCTGCTGCCCGTCTCGCGTCAGTTTGTTGACCGGCCAGGCGGCGCACAACACCAACGTTACTTACGTCACTCCTCCCCATG GAGAGGCGGTTCCTAACGGCGCAATAGGCGGCTATCCCAAGTTTGTGTCCCAGGGCTACAATGACAAGTATCTTCCCGTCTGGCTCCAGGATGCGGGATACAACACCTATTACACCGGCAAGCTCTTCAACTcccacgacgtcgacaacTGGAACAACCCGTTCCCCAAGGGATGGACCGGCAGCGACT ACCGCTTCATGGAATGCTGCCCTCATGCTGATGTGCACGAACCAGTCCTCCTGGACCCCAACACCTATCTCTACCTGAACGCCACGTTCCAGAGGAACCAGAGCCCGCCCCAGAGCTTCCCCGGCGAGTACAGCAACGACCTGGTGTCCGACCGGGCGTTGGGGTTCTTGGACGACGCCCTCAAGTACAACGGCAGCAAgcccttcttcctcggcgtcgcgccCATCGGCCCCCACAacaacggcctcggcggcgagaccAGCCcgggcgccacgccgccCATCCCGGCAAAGAGGCACGAGAACCTCTTCTCCAACGTCACCGTGCCCCGGACGTACAACTTCAACCCCGACAAG CTGTGCCCTGCCTCCCTCGCGTGTCTTCCCGGTCCGGGTCGTATCGATCCATCATCTTCACTCCAAGTCTCTAACACGGCGccccaacaacaacagcccaGCATGGCCAACTGGGGCCTCATCATCCCCCAGCTGAACGCCACCGAGGTGGCCTACGGCGACAACTactaccgccgccgcctccagaCGCTGCAGTCCGTCGACGAGatggtcgacgccatcatcgaccgcctcgaccgcgccggcgtcctcgacaacaCGTACGTCATCTTCACCTCGGACAACGGCTTCCACATCGGCCAGCACCGCCTCAAGCCCGGCAAGACGTgcgccatcgaggaggaCATCAACGTGCCATTCCTGATCCGCGGGCCCGGCGTGCCCAAGGGGAAGACGGTCGACTTCGTCACCACCCACACCGACATCGCCCCGACCATCTTCtccatcgccaacatcacCCTGCGCGACGACTTTGACGGGTCCCCCATCCCCTTCTCCGAGGAGggcatcgccaacgcccaGAACGACCCCAAGCACGACCATGTCAACGTCGAGTTCTGGGGCACCCAGCGGGGGTACGACGCCTTCGGCGGTG TTTCTGCCAACAACACGTACAAGGCCATgcgcgtcctcggcgacggctaCAGCCTGTTCTACTCGGTCTGGTGCAGCAACGAGCGCGAGTTTTACGACATGAAG AAGGACCCAGGCCAGATGACCAACCTCGCCGGCAGCGCGTCCGGGTCCGGCCGGCTCCTGGACCGCCCGCTGAGCGCCGTGCAGGACCGCCTCGAcacgctgctgctggtcctCAAGAGCTGCAAGGCCGAGACCTGCCGGCTCCCCTGGAAGCGCGTCCACCcggagggcggcgtcgagaacCTCCGGGACGCGCTCGACGCAAAGTACGACGCCTTCTACGCGCGGCAGCCCAAGATCTCCTTCTCGGACTGCAAGGACTTTtacgacatcgccgccgagggcgcccaGGACACGCTGGTTTACTACGACCC GAGGCTTGCTGCAACGGGAAAGCTTCATGGTTCTGAGCCCACGGTGGTATCCGAGGAGCTTTAA